Below is a window of Planctomycetes bacterium MalM25 DNA.
CCGCGGAAGTAGCGGTTGGTCCACTTGTCGCTGAGGGTCGCGAACTCGGTGGTCGGCTTGTGGGTGTAGTTGAAGTCGTCCGAGACGACCTCGTTGAGCCGCCACTCCCGCCCCTCGCCCGCGTCGGCGGGGACGCGGTACCGCTTCCAATCCTGGGCGCCCGCGGCGGTCGCTATCGCCGCCATAACCAGGGTCCAAGCCCCCATTCGCAGCCTCATGGTACGCAGGTTCATCGCCGCTTCTCCCGAGGGGGGGGGTTCCGAATAGACAGCCGGGCCTCACCGGCTACCCCCGATTGTATGCAATCTGCAAGCGGGTGGCAAATCTGACGGTGCTGGGGTAGTTGCTACCTGCTGCATTGGCTAATCAACACTTATGCACCGGCTGAAAGCACGCCATGGAGTGCATGCGACTTCGCTGTTGCACAAAATCCGCTGCTGCACATATATTCACAGTGCCACTAGACAAGCGAACACCACAAGGACGGGAGAAATGCCTGCGAAAGAGCCTAATGATGGCGGCAATGTTGAACGGATTATTCGTGCAGTACCTGACTCGCTAGAAAGCGGGCAGTTCGGACAGAGCAGTGGGCGAACTGCTGACCGTGCACGGCAGATCGCTGAAGAAATAGCTAAACGCAAGGAAGCAGAAGGAGACAAGACATGAGTTCGGATCGTTGGGTTCAAGAAGTAATTGAAGGGCAGTCAGCCAACAGGACTGCCAACAACGTCTCTTCGTCGCTCGAAGAGAGAGGACAATCATCTGCTGCAACAGCGCAAAGCGCTGCACAAGCGGTGAACCAAGTGCAGAATACTACGAACTCGAATAGCGGTAACTCCAAGGAGCGGTGATGAGTCCAGAGTGGGTCAGCGCCATATCTGCAGTTGTAACTGCTCTTACCGCGATATTTGGAGTAGCACTTGGTATTAGCCAGTTCTCCAAAGCCAACCAAAGCCTCAAGCTGAATAGCTTAGGTGTGTTGTTAAACTTGGAATGCGAACTGAATCGCTGCAAGCAACTGGTCAATGAAGCCACCAAAGAGCTTAAGGTCGAAACCGACCCAGCGAGGAAAGAGGCGTTACAAAGCTCTTTCGATCAACTTCGCGAAGACTGGTACAACACCGCTGACAGACTTGCCTACTGCAAACACCGCTGACAGACTTGCCTACTGCATAAGGAACGGCTACATCGACAATGTGCGTATGCAGGCCGAGTACAGAAACTACTTCCTTGACATAATACGTAGCGACCCACACGCGTTTGGCGAAGGTACTGAGTGGAGGAACATCGTGGATCTCAACGGAGTGTGGCAGCGAAACTAGCTGCTCACTCATCCGTCACGCACCCCTCCGACGCGCTCTTCACGTTCTTGATGTACTTGTAAAGCGTGCCGCGGGTCGCCTTATAGGCGGGGGCGGTCCAGGTCGCTTTCCGCTTGGCCCACTCTGCGTCGGGGAGGTCGACGGTGATCTGGTTCGCCTCGGCATCGAGGACCATGCGGTCACCGTTCTGCACCAGGGCGATCGGCCCGCCGGCCTGGGCCTCGGGCGTCACGTGGCCGACGATGAAGCCGTGGCTGCCGCCGCTGAAGCGGCCGTCGGTGATGAGGGCGACGTCCTGGCCGAGGCCCGCGCCCATGATGGCGCTGGTGGGGGTGAGCATCTCCGGCATGCCGGGGCCCCCCTGCGGGCCCTCGTAGCGGATGATGACGACGTCCCCCTTGTTGATCTGCTTCTGCTCCAGGGCGGCGAGCATCTCCTCTTCCGAGTCGAAGCAGTTGGCCACGCCCTCGAAGCGGAGGCCCTCCTTGCCCGTGATCTTCGCCACGGCGCCGTCGGGGCAGAAGTTGCCCCGCATGACGCGGAGGTGGCCCGACTCCTTGAGCGGCTTGTCGACCGGCATGACGATCTTCTGCCCCTCGGCGAGGCCGGGAAGGTCGGCGAGGTTCTCCTCGACCGTCTTGCCCGTGCAGGTCATCTGCGAGCCGTCGAGGTGGCCCGCTTCGAGCAGGTGCTTCATCACCGCCGGCGTGCCGCCAACCTCGTGCAGTTCCTCCTGGACGTACTTGCCGGAGGGCTTCAGGTCGGCCAGGTAGGGCGTCTCGTCGGCAAGGCGCTGGAAGTCGTCGAGCGACAGCTCGACGTCGAACGCCCGGGCCATCGCCAGAAGGTGCAGCACGGCGTTGGTCGAGCCGCCGGTGACCATGATGTACTTGATCGCGTTCTCGAACGACGCCCGCGTGACGAGGTCGCGCGGCTTGAGGTCCTTCTCCAGCAAGAGCTTGATCACCTCGCCCGCCCGGTGGCACTCGGCCTTCTTGTCGGGGTGCTCCGCCGGGATGCTGGAGGAGTACGGCAAGCTCAATCCCATGACCTCGATGGCGGAGGCCATCGTGTTGGCCGTGTACATGCCGCCGCACGCGCCGGCGCCGGGGCAGCTCTTCTGAACAATCTCCTTCCGCTCTTCCTCGGTGATGCGCCCCGCGAGCCACTCACCGTAGCACTGGAAGGCGGAGACGATGTCGCGTTTCTCTCCCTCGGCGGTGAACTTGGTGAAGCCCGGCTTGATGGTGCCGCCGTAGACCATGATCGAGGGGCGGTTGAGCCGGCCCATCGCCATGACGCAGCCCGGCATGTTCTTGTCGCAGCCCGGCAGGGTCACGAGGCCGTCGTACCACTGGGCGGCGACGACCGTCTCGATCGAGTCGGCGATCAGGTCGCGTGACTGGAGCGAGTACGACATGCCGCTCGTGCCCATCGAGATGCCGTCCGACACGCCGATCGTGTTGAACCGCAGGCCGACCAGCCCGGCGGGCGCCATGCCGCTCTTCACCTCGCCGGCGAGGTCCATCAGGTGCATGTTGCAGCTGTTGCCCTCGTACCAGACGCTCGCGATGCCGACCTGCGGCAGGTTCATCTGCTCTTCGGTCATCCCCGTGGCGTACAGCATCGCCTGGCTGGCGCCCTGGGACTTCGGCTGGGTGATCTTGCTGGAGTACTTATTGAGCATGACGGGTTGGGTCGTTGGAGAGCGAGCGAAGGTTTCCTTAGTTGAGGGAGAACAGTCTAGCCGGTAGGGGTTCGCGCCGGAGGGGGCGTGGAGGAGACTCCTCCGCATGAGCCAGCCCCCCGAGTTCCTGTATTTTGACCTGGGCAAAGTCCTGCTCGACTTCGACCACGCCCGCATGGTGCGGCAGATGGCCGGCGTGGCGGGGGTGTCGGAAGAGGCGATGCGGGCCGCCCTGATGCCCAGCGGCGACCCGACCGAGGGCGATCAGCAATGGGCCCTCGAAGCGGGCCAGCTCAGCGAGGACGCCTACTACGAGGGGCTGTGCGAACGCCTGGGCGTGCGGCCGCCGCGGGCCGAGTTCGAGCTCGCGGCGAGCGACATCTTCACGCCGATCCAGGCCTCGCTCGACCTCGTGACCCGGCTCCACGCGGCGGGCCACCGGATGGGGATCCTGTCGAACACCAACTCGATCCACTGGCGGTTCTTCCTGGACGGCCGCTACCCGGAGCTGATCGACGCCTTCGAGATCAAGCTCGGCAGCTTCGAGGTCGGCTCGATGAAGCCCGACCCGGTGATCTACCTGTCGGCAATCGAGCTGGCGGGCGTCCCTGCCGAGCGGGTCTTCTTCACGGACGATAAGCCCGAGAACATCGCGGGCGCGATGGCGGTCGGCATCGACGCCGTGCCGTTCACCGACACCGCGTCGCTGGTCGATGAGTTGAATCAGCGCGGCGTGCCGTGCTAGCACGACACGCACGATCCGCGTTGCTGGCGCCGGGCGATCGCGGATAGACTCTGCGTCTCACTAGCCCACTCGCCGGAGCCGCAAGGATGCGACTCGGAATCTTCTTGCCGAACTGGATCGGCGACGCCGTCATGGCGACGCCCGCCCTCGACTCGCTCCGCGAACTCGCCGGGCCGCAGGGCCATGTCGTTGGCGTGATGCGGCCGTATGTGGCCGACGTGGTCGAAGGCCTCGGGGTGATCGACCGGGCCGTCTTCTACAAGCCGAAGGCGAAGGACGCCGCGCACCGCGCCAGCGCCGTCATCGAGACGCTCCGCGAGGAGCGGCTCGACGCGATCGTCCTGATGACCAACTCGCTGCGAACCGCCTGGCTTGCGTGGCGGAGCGGGGCGGGGGAGCAGATCGGCTACGAGCGCGACCAGCGTTCTTGGCTGCTGACGACCCGCCTGCGTGAACCGACCAAGCGGGGCAAGCGCGCTCCGCTGCCGGCGATCGATTCCTACCTGAACCTCGCCTACGCCGCCGGCGGTGAGTGGCGCTCGCCGACGATGCGCCTCGCCACAACCGGCGCCGACGAACGGGCCGCCGACGCGGCGTGGGAGCGGCTCGGTTTGCCCGAGGGCGAGCGGGTCGTCGTCTTCAACACGGGCGGCGCCTACGGCGACGCCAAGGGCTGGCCCGCCGAG
It encodes the following:
- the rfaF gene encoding ADP-heptose--LPS heptosyltransferase 2 yields the protein MRLGIFLPNWIGDAVMATPALDSLRELAGPQGHVVGVMRPYVADVVEGLGVIDRAVFYKPKAKDAAHRASAVIETLREERLDAIVLMTNSLRTAWLAWRSGAGEQIGYERDQRSWLLTTRLREPTKRGKRAPLPAIDSYLNLAYAAGGEWRSPTMRLATTGADERAADAAWERLGLPEGERVVVFNTGGAYGDAKGWPAEHFGELAKRIIADGNLSVLINCGPGERETAAKIATLADSPRVRSLGEMEDLPIGLSKAVIARSRMLVSTDSGPRFFGIAFGKPVVSLFGPTDPGVTRTHYDGEQPLSLSLDCQFCWKRECPLGHHRCMTELSVDRVHNAVASQLDRGARHAA
- the ilvD gene encoding Dihydroxy-acid dehydratase, yielding MLNKYSSKITQPKSQGASQAMLYATGMTEEQMNLPQVGIASVWYEGNSCNMHLMDLAGEVKSGMAPAGLVGLRFNTIGVSDGISMGTSGMSYSLQSRDLIADSIETVVAAQWYDGLVTLPGCDKNMPGCVMAMGRLNRPSIMVYGGTIKPGFTKFTAEGEKRDIVSAFQCYGEWLAGRITEEERKEIVQKSCPGAGACGGMYTANTMASAIEVMGLSLPYSSSIPAEHPDKKAECHRAGEVIKLLLEKDLKPRDLVTRASFENAIKYIMVTGGSTNAVLHLLAMARAFDVELSLDDFQRLADETPYLADLKPSGKYVQEELHEVGGTPAVMKHLLEAGHLDGSQMTCTGKTVEENLADLPGLAEGQKIVMPVDKPLKESGHLRVMRGNFCPDGAVAKITGKEGLRFEGVANCFDSEEEMLAALEQKQINKGDVVIIRYEGPQGGPGMPEMLTPTSAIMGAGLGQDVALITDGRFSGGSHGFIVGHVTPEAQAGGPIALVQNGDRMVLDAEANQITVDLPDAEWAKRKATWTAPAYKATRGTLYKYIKNVKSASEGCVTDE
- the yihX gene encoding Alpha-D-glucose-1-phosphate phosphatase YihX, producing MSQPPEFLYFDLGKVLLDFDHARMVRQMAGVAGVSEEAMRAALMPSGDPTEGDQQWALEAGQLSEDAYYEGLCERLGVRPPRAEFELAASDIFTPIQASLDLVTRLHAAGHRMGILSNTNSIHWRFFLDGRYPELIDAFEIKLGSFEVGSMKPDPVIYLSAIELAGVPAERVFFTDDKPENIAGAMAVGIDAVPFTDTASLVDELNQRGVPC